A stretch of uncultured Campylobacter sp. DNA encodes these proteins:
- a CDS encoding phosphatidylglycerophosphatase A yields the protein MDKIFVTFFGAGLLRPAPGTWGSIVGWIVGLAILMLAGEVTLFLCAALVFFVSLKIVSDYEKRTCSHDNSEIVIDEVVGVWIAMCVAAPAGEIFSLPLRELIAGFESSRISIVAMILALLFFRAFDICKPSIIGRVDRDVPGGLGVMLDDVLAGFFAGLGVLIVISLGIKLGAAGLIF from the coding sequence ATGGATAAAATTTTCGTTACATTTTTCGGCGCAGGGTTGCTAAGGCCCGCACCGGGCACCTGGGGCAGCATCGTAGGCTGGATAGTGGGGCTGGCGATTTTGATGCTAGCGGGCGAGGTGACGCTGTTTTTGTGCGCCGCTCTCGTCTTTTTCGTCTCGCTTAAGATCGTAAGCGATTACGAGAAGCGGACCTGCTCGCACGATAACAGCGAGATCGTCATCGACGAGGTAGTGGGGGTGTGGATTGCGATGTGCGTCGCCGCGCCCGCGGGCGAGATCTTTTCGCTGCCGCTGCGGGAGCTGATCGCGGGCTTTGAGAGCAGCAGGATATCGATCGTCGCGATGATTTTGGCGCTGCTGTTTTTCAGGGCGTTTGACATCTGCAAACCCTCGATCATCGGGCGCGTGGATCGCGACGTGCCGGGTGGGCTCGGCGTGATGCTGGATGACGTGCTGGCGGGCTTTTTCGCGGGGCTCGGGGTTTTGATAGTTATCTCTTTAGGGATCAAGCTCGGTGCCGCGGGATTGATTTTTTAA
- a CDS encoding alpha/beta hydrolase has product MQKSAIEIRGIPAAVWGSRSKKVYIYAHGQGGSKEDAELLASVVCKQGWQVISFDLPGHGQRGHEPASCDPRRAILEFREILSYAKKRWDEVALFAVSLGAWLGLQSFRDEKLSDCLFLSPILDMKYVISNIMRRAGVSEERLKQERMILTPAGQPLFWEYWSFVLNNPITKWETPSRILYAENDDMTPLYIVRNFAQKFDCDLSVMKNGEHWFHTPQQLDYLRSWIKSAVENRR; this is encoded by the coding sequence ATGCAAAAGAGCGCGATTGAGATACGCGGCATTCCCGCCGCTGTTTGGGGGAGCCGCTCGAAAAAGGTTTATATCTACGCTCACGGGCAAGGCGGAAGCAAAGAGGATGCGGAGCTTTTGGCTTCCGTCGTTTGCAAGCAAGGCTGGCAGGTTATTAGCTTTGACCTGCCCGGGCACGGACAGAGGGGGCACGAGCCCGCTTCTTGCGATCCGCGGCGCGCTATTTTAGAATTTCGCGAAATCTTATCGTATGCAAAGAAGCGCTGGGACGAGGTCGCGCTGTTTGCCGTTAGCCTAGGGGCATGGCTCGGCCTGCAAAGCTTCCGCGACGAAAAGCTTAGCGACTGCCTCTTCCTCTCGCCGATACTTGATATGAAATACGTTATTTCAAATATTATGCGCAGGGCTGGCGTTAGCGAGGAGCGATTGAAGCAAGAGCGGATGATTTTGACCCCTGCCGGGCAACCGCTTTTTTGGGAATATTGGAGTTTTGTTTTGAATAATCCGATCACAAAATGGGAAACGCCCAGTAGAATTCTATACGCAGAAAACGACGATATGACGCCTCTTTATATCGTTAGAAATTTTGCACAGAAGTTCGACTGCGACTTAAGCGTTATGAAAAACGGAGAGCATTGGTTTCATACACCGCAGCAGCTAGATTATTTGCGTAGTTGGATCAAATCGGCGGTTGAGAATCGGCGATAA